A single genomic interval of Xyrauchen texanus isolate HMW12.3.18 chromosome 8, RBS_HiC_50CHRs, whole genome shotgun sequence harbors:
- the LOC127647220 gene encoding cytochrome P450 2K6-like, translating to MAFMEAILLQGFSTSALLGALLLFVVVYLLFSGSRSQDEEQEPPGPKPLPLLGNLLMLDLKKVYVSLCELSKQYGSVFTVHFGPKKVIVLAGYKTVKQALVNLSEEFGDRDITPIFHDFNKGFGIVFSNGENWSQMRRFALSKLRDFGMGKRGSEDKIIEESMYLREEFEKFEGKPFDTSLPVSLAISNIISSIVYGSRFEYSDPQLHEMVQRAYENMKMVGSASIQLYNMFPWLRPFVKNQKQIVNNLRDNYKESEKLIKGLLKTLNPQDPRGFADSFLIQQQIEKDSGKKATLFHMQNLFYTVNNLFAAGTDTTTTTLRWSLLLMAKYPQIQDKVQEEIDRVIGEHQPVVEDRKKLPYTDAVIHETQRLANIVPTGVPRKTTCDVHLNGYLIKKGTSVFPLLVTVLKDENEWETPHTFNPGHFLNKQGQFVKKDAFMPFSAGRRVCLGEGLARMELFLFFTSLLQAFRFTPPPGVSEDDLDLTPSVGFTLNPSPHKLCAVKRS from the exons ATGGCTTTTATGGAAGCAATTCTTTTGCAGGGTTTCAGCACAAGTGCTTTACTAGGTGCTTTGCTGCTGTTTGTGGTTGTTTATCTACTGTTCTCTGGCTCCAGATCTCAGGATGAGGAACAAGAACCTCCAGGTCCCAAACCATTGCCACTGCTTGGGAACCTACTCATGCTTGACCTCAAGAAAGTCTACGTGAGCCTCTGCGAG CTGTCAAAACAATATGGATcagttttcactgtacatttcgGCCCCAAAAAAGTCATAGTGCTGGCGGGATACAAGACGGTCAAGCAGGCACTTGTGAACCTTTCAGAGGAATTTGGAGACAGAGATATCACCCCCATATTCCATGATTTCAACAAGGGATTTG GGATTGTATTTTCCAATGGTGAAAACTGGAGTCAAATGAGACGCTTTGCTCTTTCAAAACTGCGAGACTTTGGGATGGGGAAGAGAGGAAGTGAAGATAAAATCATTGAAGAATCAATGTATTTAAGAGAGGAATTTGAGAAGTTTGAAG GAAAACCATTCGATACCAGTCTGCCTGTGAGCCTGGCTATTTCAAACATAATCTCATCGATAGTCTACGGTAGCAGATTTGAGTACAGCGACCCTCAGTTACATGAAATGGTCCAACGAGCATACGAAAACATGAAAATGGTTGGCTCAGCCTCAATCCAG CTCTACAACATGTTTCCTTGGCTTCGTCCATTTGTGAAGAACCAAAAACAAATAGTGAACAACCTCAGGGATAACTATAAAGAAAGTGAGAAACTCATAAAAGGCTTGCTAAAGACTTTGAACCCTCAAGATCCCAGAGGGTTTGCTGATTCGTTTCTTATTCAACAGCAAATTGAAAAG GACTCTGGCAAAAAAGCGACTCTGTTCCACATGCAGAATCTATTTTATACAGTTAACAACCTGTTTGCTGCCGGGACTGACACTACAACTACAACACTACGCTGGAGTCTTCTGCTGATGGCCAAATACCCTCAAATACAAG ACAAGGTCCAAGAGGAGATTGACAGAGTGATCGGTGAACATCAGCCAGTGGTGGAGGACAGGAAGAAATTACCATACACAGACGCTGTGATCCATGAAACCCAGAGACTGGCCAACATAGTCCCCACAGGTGTGCCCCGTAAGACCACCTGTGACGTTCACCTCAATGGATACCTCATCAAGAAG GGTACTAGCGTTTTCCCACTTCTGGTAACTGTATTAAAAGATGAAAATGAGTGGGAAACACCACATACCTTCAACCCAGGACACTTCCTAAATAAGCAGGGCCAGTTTGTAAAAAAGGATGCCTTTATGCCCTTCTCTGCGG GGCGCAGGGTGTGTCTTGGAGAGGGTTTGGCCAGGATGGAACTCTTCCTGTTCTTCACCTCCCTCCTTCAGGCTTTCCGCTTCACTCCTCCACCTGGAGTGTCTGAAGATGATCTGGACCTCACACCATCTGTGGGATTTACCCTCAACCCGTCTCCACATAAACTGTGTGCAGTGAAACGATCTTAA
- the LOC127647219 gene encoding cytochrome P450 2K1-like isoform X1, whose amino-acid sequence MFFTVALVETFLMHMFTTAGALLGALLLLLVIYLLSIDSSNSPEKEKEPPGPKPLPLLGNLHQLDLRRLHVSLSDLSKKYGSVFQVHFGPKKVVVLSGYKTVKQALVNQAEEFGERDITPVFQDINEGHGIVFANGESWKTMRRFALSTLRDFGMGKKLIEDKIIEETHFLNKVFEHFQGNPFDTTQPVNYAVSNIISAIVYGNRFEYEDPKFKDVVDRANKNIRMIGSTVIQIYNMCPVLGPWLKTWTELMKNIESNRREMQELVNRLQETLNPLDCRGFIDSFFIRKQSIEDSGENASHFHDQNLLITVSNLFVAGTDTTGTTLRWGLLFMAKYPNIQDRVHEEIDRVLAGHEPATEDRKNLPYTDAVIHEIQRLADIVPMNIPHSTSCDVHFNGYFIKKGTCVLPLLTSVLKDENEWETPNTFNPAHFLDENGQLIKRDAFMPFSAGRRMCLGEGLARMELFLFFTSLFQHFRFTPPPGVSEDDLDLTPVMGLIYNPSPHKLCAVSRMERQQN is encoded by the exons atgttttttaccGTGGCTTTAGTGGAAACCTTTCTCATGCATATGTTCACCACAGCAGGTGCTTTACTTGGTGCTCTTTTGTTGCTTTTGGTAATTTATCTCCTCTCCATCGACTCCTCTAACTCtccagaaaaggaaaaagaacctCCAGGACCCAAACCACTGCCACTGCTGGGGAACCTGCACCAACTGGACCTCAGAAGACTTCATGTGAGCCTCTCAGAT TTGTCCAAGAAATATGGGTCAGTTTTCCAAGTGCATTTTGGACCCAAAAAAGTAGTGGTTCTGTCTGGATACAAAACAGTAAAACAAGCACTTGTGAACCAGGCTGAAGAATTTGGGGAACGAGATATTACACCTGTGTTCCAAGACATCAATGAAGGGCACG GAATCGTCTTTGCTAATGGTGAAAGCTGGAAGACCATGCGAAGGTTCGCTCTCTCAACTCTTCGAGACTTTGGAATGGGCAAGAAACTGATCGAAGACAAAATCATAGAGGAGACACATTTTCTGAACAAAGTATTTGAACATTTCCAAG GAAATCCATTCGACACAACCCAGCCGGTAAATTACGCAGTCTCCAACATCATCTCAGCTATTGTTTATGGGAATCGGTTTGAATATGAAGACCCAAAGTTTAAGGATGTGGTTGACAGGGCAAACAAGAACATCCGCATGATTGGTTCCACTGTGATACAG ATCTACAACATGTGTCCAGTGCTTGGGCCATGGCTGAAGACGTGGACAGAGCTGATGAAAAATATCGAAAGCAACAGGAGAGAAATGCAGGAGCTGGTGAACCGCTTACAGGAGACCTTGAACCCCCTTGACTGCAGAGGATTCATTGACTCGTTCTTCATACGCAAACAAAGCATAGAA GACTCTGGAGAAAATGCTTCGCACTTCCATGATCAGAACCTTCTTATCACTGTGTCAAACCTATTTGTTGCTGGTACTGATACAACAGGCACAACACTGCGCTGGGGTCTGTTGTTCATGGCCAAATACCCTAATATACAAG ATCGGGTTCATGAGGAGATCGACAGAGTACTTGCTGGGCATGAACCGGCTACAGAGGACAGGAAGAACTTACCTTATACAGACGCTGTGATCCATGAAATCCAGAGGCTGGCCGACATAGTACCAATGAATATTCCACATTCAACCAGCTGTGATGTTCACTTCAATGGATACTTCATCAAGAAG GGGACGTGTGTTCTACCCCTGTTGACATCTGTGTTGAAGGATGAGAACGAGTGGGAGACGCCCAACACATTCAACCCTGCACACTTTCTAGACGAGAATGGTCAGCTGATCAAACGAGATGCATTCATGCCCTTCTCTGCAG GCCGCAGGATGTGTCTTGGAGAAGGTTTGGCCAGGATGGAGCTCTTCCTGTTCTTCACCTCTCTCTTTCAGCACTTCCGATTCACTCCTCCACCTGGAGTGTCTGAAGATGATCTGGACCTCACACCAGTCATGGGCCTTATCTATAATCCGTCCCCACATAAACTGTGTGCAGTCAGTAGGATGGAAAGACAGCAAAACTGA
- the LOC127647219 gene encoding cytochrome P450 2K1-like isoform X2, with amino-acid sequence MRRFALSTLRDFGMGKKLIEDKIIEETHFLNKVFEHFQGNPFDTTQPVNYAVSNIISAIVYGNRFEYEDPKFKDVVDRANKNIRMIGSTVIQIYNMCPVLGPWLKTWTELMKNIESNRREMQELVNRLQETLNPLDCRGFIDSFFIRKQSIEDSGENASHFHDQNLLITVSNLFVAGTDTTGTTLRWGLLFMAKYPNIQDRVHEEIDRVLAGHEPATEDRKNLPYTDAVIHEIQRLADIVPMNIPHSTSCDVHFNGYFIKKGTCVLPLLTSVLKDENEWETPNTFNPAHFLDENGQLIKRDAFMPFSAGRRMCLGEGLARMELFLFFTSLFQHFRFTPPPGVSEDDLDLTPVMGLIYNPSPHKLCAVSRMERQQN; translated from the exons ATGCGAAGGTTCGCTCTCTCAACTCTTCGAGACTTTGGAATGGGCAAGAAACTGATCGAAGACAAAATCATAGAGGAGACACATTTTCTGAACAAAGTATTTGAACATTTCCAAG GAAATCCATTCGACACAACCCAGCCGGTAAATTACGCAGTCTCCAACATCATCTCAGCTATTGTTTATGGGAATCGGTTTGAATATGAAGACCCAAAGTTTAAGGATGTGGTTGACAGGGCAAACAAGAACATCCGCATGATTGGTTCCACTGTGATACAG ATCTACAACATGTGTCCAGTGCTTGGGCCATGGCTGAAGACGTGGACAGAGCTGATGAAAAATATCGAAAGCAACAGGAGAGAAATGCAGGAGCTGGTGAACCGCTTACAGGAGACCTTGAACCCCCTTGACTGCAGAGGATTCATTGACTCGTTCTTCATACGCAAACAAAGCATAGAA GACTCTGGAGAAAATGCTTCGCACTTCCATGATCAGAACCTTCTTATCACTGTGTCAAACCTATTTGTTGCTGGTACTGATACAACAGGCACAACACTGCGCTGGGGTCTGTTGTTCATGGCCAAATACCCTAATATACAAG ATCGGGTTCATGAGGAGATCGACAGAGTACTTGCTGGGCATGAACCGGCTACAGAGGACAGGAAGAACTTACCTTATACAGACGCTGTGATCCATGAAATCCAGAGGCTGGCCGACATAGTACCAATGAATATTCCACATTCAACCAGCTGTGATGTTCACTTCAATGGATACTTCATCAAGAAG GGGACGTGTGTTCTACCCCTGTTGACATCTGTGTTGAAGGATGAGAACGAGTGGGAGACGCCCAACACATTCAACCCTGCACACTTTCTAGACGAGAATGGTCAGCTGATCAAACGAGATGCATTCATGCCCTTCTCTGCAG GCCGCAGGATGTGTCTTGGAGAAGGTTTGGCCAGGATGGAGCTCTTCCTGTTCTTCACCTCTCTCTTTCAGCACTTCCGATTCACTCCTCCACCTGGAGTGTCTGAAGATGATCTGGACCTCACACCAGTCATGGGCCTTATCTATAATCCGTCCCCACATAAACTGTGTGCAGTCAGTAGGATGGAAAGACAGCAAAACTGA